In a single window of the Leptospira sanjuanensis genome:
- a CDS encoding ABC-F family ATP-binding cassette domain-containing protein, translating into MIKISGLNKAYTSKVLFDDLNLSINRGEKIGLVGRNGHGKSTLFQMILGTVEADSGTISVPKGYKIGHLQQHLHFTKPTVLEECALGLPEGEEYETWQVEKILSGLGFSEKDMERDPNEFSGGYQIRMNLAKLLVSAPDMLMLDEPNNYLDIVTIRWLEEFLREWEGEIILVTHDRGFMDAVVTHTIAIHRTKAIKVQGDTDKLYNQINQSEEIYEKTRLNEAKKRKQEEIFIAKFKAKASFASRAQSRVKKLEKQGEMKALEQIQDLELFFNSAPFAASQMLSAENLAFSYDGKPPFLFENFSISVGNRERICIIGKNGKGKSTLLKVLAGELEPSQGTIKKHPVLKEGYFGQTNKLNMNENATVVEEIMISDKSCTEYQARTIAGGLMFSDDQALKKIKVLSGGEKSRVLLGKILVTPCHLLYLDEPTNHLDMQSCDSLIEAIDGFEGSVIMVTHDELHLRAVATKLIVFDNDTIRVFDGTYDDFLNDVGWSDEDY; encoded by the coding sequence ATGATTAAAATTTCCGGCCTCAATAAGGCTTATACTTCCAAGGTTCTTTTTGACGATTTGAATTTGAGCATCAATCGGGGCGAGAAGATCGGTCTTGTAGGCCGCAACGGTCACGGTAAATCCACGCTCTTTCAAATGATTCTCGGTACTGTGGAAGCTGATTCCGGCACGATCTCCGTTCCGAAGGGTTATAAGATCGGTCACTTGCAACAGCATCTTCATTTTACCAAACCCACCGTCTTGGAAGAATGTGCCCTCGGTCTTCCCGAAGGCGAGGAATACGAAACTTGGCAAGTTGAGAAAATTCTTTCCGGTTTGGGTTTTTCCGAAAAGGATATGGAAAGAGATCCGAACGAATTTTCCGGCGGTTATCAGATCCGAATGAACCTCGCAAAGCTGCTCGTGTCAGCTCCCGATATGCTGATGCTCGACGAGCCGAACAACTATCTCGACATCGTTACGATCCGTTGGCTCGAGGAATTTTTGCGCGAATGGGAAGGCGAAATCATATTAGTAACTCATGATAGAGGTTTTATGGACGCCGTTGTCACTCATACGATCGCGATTCACAGAACGAAGGCGATCAAGGTTCAAGGCGACACGGACAAACTCTATAATCAGATCAATCAATCCGAAGAAATTTACGAAAAAACCCGATTGAACGAAGCCAAAAAAAGAAAACAGGAAGAAATCTTTATCGCGAAATTTAAAGCGAAAGCGAGTTTTGCGAGCCGCGCCCAATCCAGAGTGAAGAAGCTCGAAAAGCAGGGAGAGATGAAAGCGCTCGAACAGATTCAGGATTTGGAATTGTTTTTCAATAGCGCTCCGTTTGCGGCGAGCCAAATGCTTTCCGCGGAGAATCTCGCTTTCTCGTACGACGGTAAACCTCCGTTTCTATTCGAGAACTTTTCGATCAGCGTCGGAAACCGGGAAAGAATCTGCATCATCGGTAAAAACGGAAAAGGGAAATCGACTCTGCTTAAAGTTCTCGCGGGAGAATTGGAACCGTCTCAAGGAACGATCAAAAAACATCCCGTGTTGAAGGAAGGTTATTTCGGTCAGACGAATAAACTCAACATGAATGAAAACGCGACCGTCGTGGAAGAGATCATGATCTCGGATAAATCCTGTACGGAGTACCAAGCGAGAACGATCGCGGGCGGTTTGATGTTTTCGGACGATCAAGCCTTGAAAAAGATCAAGGTTCTTTCGGGAGGCGAAAAGAGCCGCGTTCTTCTCGGAAAGATTCTCGTGACTCCTTGTCATCTTCTGTATTTGGACGAACCTACGAATCACCTCGATATGCAATCCTGCGATTCTCTCATCGAAGCGATCGACGGTTTTGAAGGTTCGGTCATTATGGTGACCCACGACGAGTTGCACTTACGCGCCGTGGCGACCAAGTTGATCGTATTCGACAACGATACGATCCGGGTTTTTGACGGAACATACGACGACTTCTTGAACGACGTAGGTTGGTCGGACGAGGATTATTAA
- a CDS encoding ArsR/SmtB family transcription factor translates to MSIPMSASERLDATFAALADPTRRAILARLAEGEASVMELVKPFAMSQPAISKHLKVLEKAGLITRAKDAQKRPRQIEAQPLAEASDWLEKYRRLWEGRFDKLDALLDELKVGKKEKESGTRSV, encoded by the coding sequence ATGAGCATCCCCATGAGTGCGTCGGAACGTTTGGATGCGACGTTCGCGGCGTTAGCAGATCCAACCAGACGGGCGATTCTGGCGCGTTTAGCGGAGGGAGAAGCCTCCGTGATGGAATTGGTAAAGCCCTTTGCGATGAGCCAACCTGCGATTTCCAAACATCTCAAAGTGTTGGAAAAAGCCGGATTGATTACGCGAGCGAAGGACGCACAAAAAAGACCGAGACAAATCGAAGCACAACCTTTAGCGGAAGCGAGCGATTGGCTGGAAAAATACCGCCGGCTTTGGGAAGGGCGTTTCGACAAACTCGACGCTCTCTTGGACGAGCTGAAAGTCGGGAAGAAAGAAAAAGAAAGCGGAACGAGATCCGTTTAA
- a CDS encoding class I SAM-dependent DNA methyltransferase, whose amino-acid sequence MSNHSHTNGIVGKVWSFCNLLRDDGVSYGDYLEQLTYLLFLKMAHEYSKPPYDRKIAIPKEYNWESLTDKKGAELETHYNKLLRELAKSQGILGQIFTKSQNKIQDPAKLGKLVEMIDKENWVLMGTDVKGDIYEGLLEKNAEDTKSGAGQYFTPRALIKAIVECVQPEPERTIADPACGTGGFFLAAYDYITKQDLNKEQKKFLKFKTFFGNEIVAGTRRLALMNLFLHNIGDIDTDNFISPTDALIADPGIRYDYVLANPPFGKKSSSKITNEKGEQKKEEFTYNRQDFWESTSNKQLNFLQHIKTILKTTGKAAVVLPDNVLFEGGAGKTIREKLMETVDLHTILRLPTGIFYANGVKANVLFFDGRPATKEPWTKNIWFYDYRTNIHHTQKKNPLKLEDLRDFINCYNPENPNKRKETYHPEKNPEGRWRKFSYSEITTRDKTNLDITWIKDKSLADLDNLPDPDVLAEDIIENLEAGLESFREILVVLNEQDR is encoded by the coding sequence GTGAGTAATCATTCTCATACAAATGGGATCGTTGGGAAAGTTTGGTCTTTTTGCAATTTGCTTAGAGACGACGGAGTGAGTTACGGAGATTATCTTGAGCAGCTGACATATCTCTTGTTTTTAAAAATGGCTCATGAATATTCGAAGCCGCCTTATGATCGTAAGATTGCGATTCCGAAAGAATACAACTGGGAGAGCCTAACTGATAAGAAGGGTGCGGAGTTAGAGACGCATTATAATAAACTTCTCAGAGAGTTGGCTAAGTCCCAGGGAATTCTTGGACAGATTTTTACAAAGAGTCAGAACAAAATCCAAGATCCCGCTAAACTTGGAAAACTTGTCGAGATGATCGACAAGGAAAATTGGGTTCTTATGGGAACCGATGTAAAAGGAGATATCTACGAAGGGCTTTTGGAAAAGAATGCGGAAGATACCAAAAGCGGGGCAGGCCAATACTTCACGCCCCGGGCCTTGATTAAGGCTATCGTGGAATGTGTTCAACCGGAGCCGGAAAGAACGATCGCAGATCCTGCTTGCGGAACAGGTGGTTTCTTTTTGGCTGCATATGATTATATTACAAAACAGGATTTGAATAAAGAACAAAAGAAATTTCTAAAGTTTAAAACTTTTTTCGGAAATGAAATTGTAGCCGGAACCCGTCGGTTAGCGTTGATGAATTTATTTTTGCATAATATAGGAGATATCGATACCGATAATTTTATTTCTCCAACGGATGCTTTGATTGCAGATCCGGGGATTCGTTATGATTACGTTTTGGCCAATCCGCCATTCGGTAAAAAAAGTAGTTCGAAGATTACGAATGAGAAAGGAGAGCAAAAGAAAGAAGAATTTACATATAACCGGCAGGACTTCTGGGAAAGCACGAGTAATAAACAGTTAAACTTTTTACAGCATATTAAAACTATTTTAAAAACTACGGGTAAGGCGGCAGTAGTACTTCCGGACAACGTTCTTTTTGAGGGTGGTGCTGGAAAGACGATACGAGAAAAATTGATGGAAACGGTTGACCTTCACACAATTCTTCGACTTCCGACCGGAATTTTTTATGCGAATGGTGTAAAGGCGAATGTGCTTTTCTTTGACGGAAGACCCGCGACTAAAGAACCCTGGACTAAAAATATTTGGTTTTATGATTATAGAACGAATATACATCATACGCAAAAGAAGAATCCACTTAAACTAGAGGACTTGAGGGATTTTATCAATTGTTATAATCCTGAGAATCCTAACAAACGAAAAGAAACTTATCATCCCGAAAAAAATCCGGAAGGTCGATGGAGAAAATTTTCTTATTCTGAGATTACAACTCGTGATAAGACGAACTTAGATATTACTTGGATCAAGGATAAGTCGCTTGCTGACTTGGATAATCTTCCGGATCCGGATGTACTTGCGGAAGATATTATTGAAAATTTGGAAGCAGGTTTAGAAAGTTTTCGTGAAATTTTAGTTGTTTTGAATGAGCAAGACCGGTAG
- a CDS encoding TetR/AcrR family transcriptional regulator, with the protein MPNSIIRKNKTDSRNGKKTNGTRIPLQERSQARMALVLETAERMLEKIGPEETSIPEIAKKSGVPRASIYQFFPDKYSLFTRLAEKHLAKVGEILALEGSKSVNLTWKKLVRILVDAASDYYDSTPVASILVLGGPFSRNAYLAQEITIAHIGAGVRVQLSNLKVPFTIPKQPDVATLGVEIAFACMKRGYYQENRISKRMRTEAANAVIAYFSAWE; encoded by the coding sequence ATGCCGAACTCGATAATCCGAAAAAACAAAACCGATTCGCGTAACGGTAAAAAGACGAACGGGACTCGCATTCCTTTGCAGGAACGTTCTCAAGCAAGAATGGCTCTCGTATTGGAAACGGCGGAACGAATGCTCGAAAAGATCGGACCGGAAGAGACGTCGATTCCGGAAATCGCGAAAAAATCGGGCGTTCCCCGCGCCAGCATCTATCAATTCTTTCCCGATAAGTATTCTTTGTTCACTCGACTCGCCGAAAAACATCTCGCCAAAGTGGGAGAAATTCTCGCACTCGAAGGCTCCAAGAGCGTCAATCTTACCTGGAAAAAACTCGTTCGCATCTTAGTGGACGCCGCATCGGATTATTACGACTCAACGCCCGTTGCCAGCATACTCGTGTTAGGCGGGCCATTCAGCAGAAACGCGTATCTCGCACAGGAAATCACGATCGCTCATATCGGAGCGGGAGTCCGCGTTCAACTCTCGAATCTTAAGGTTCCGTTTACGATCCCGAAACAACCCGACGTCGCAACGCTCGGAGTGGAAATCGCATTCGCCTGCATGAAACGAGGATATTATCAGGAAAATAGAATCTCTAAGAGAATGCGGACCGAAGCAGCAAACGCGGTTATCGCCTACTTCTCCGCTTGGGAATAA
- a CDS encoding SDR family oxidoreductase has product MKQTEKNQVILITGASEGIGRELALLYAKRKAKLVLASRNQSTLADLAIECERMEAQALAVQTDVSSSEDCKNLIEQAVKKFGKIDILINSAGVSMSTPFESVQDLSVFRKLMDVNYLGTVYTSYFALSYLKKNKGMIVNISSLQGKTGFPRSTGYAASKFAVQGFSDSLRIELIGTGVGVLVVSPGPIATKMNYRKFDANGIITQEEDLKSGKRKLMSPEECACLIAKSISKRERELIMTFGGKLIPWVKLFSPAFVDRMIANAVKRFYSDK; this is encoded by the coding sequence ATGAAACAAACGGAAAAAAATCAAGTGATCCTCATAACGGGAGCCAGCGAAGGAATTGGAAGAGAGCTTGCGCTTTTATACGCGAAACGAAAAGCCAAACTCGTTCTCGCCTCCCGCAACCAAAGCACGCTTGCAGATTTGGCTATAGAATGCGAACGAATGGAAGCGCAAGCGCTTGCGGTTCAAACGGACGTATCTTCCTCCGAAGATTGCAAAAATCTAATAGAACAAGCCGTAAAAAAATTCGGAAAGATCGACATTCTGATCAACAGCGCCGGAGTTTCCATGAGTACCCCGTTCGAGTCCGTGCAGGATTTATCCGTTTTTCGTAAGCTCATGGATGTGAATTATCTCGGGACTGTTTACACTTCTTATTTTGCCTTATCCTATCTGAAGAAGAACAAGGGAATGATCGTAAACATATCTTCCTTACAAGGAAAAACGGGTTTCCCTAGATCAACCGGATACGCCGCTTCCAAATTCGCAGTTCAAGGTTTCAGTGATTCGTTACGGATCGAATTGATCGGAACTGGAGTGGGCGTGCTTGTCGTTTCGCCAGGACCGATCGCGACCAAAATGAATTATAGAAAATTCGACGCAAACGGAATCATCACGCAAGAGGAGGATCTGAAATCCGGAAAGAGAAAACTCATGTCTCCGGAAGAATGCGCGTGTTTGATCGCGAAATCGATCTCCAAGCGGGAACGGGAATTGATTATGACTTTCGGAGGAAAATTGATTCCTTGGGTCAAACTTTTTTCACCGGCCTTCGTGGATAGAATGATCGCGAATGCGGTGAAACGATTTTATTCCGACAAATAG
- a CDS encoding PcfJ domain-containing protein → MIFALEFCFKNPESILPVVPEDFEEIRKRLPFRKQKEVAAYLGFHPSSLRVLERITDSAVRKGYLKPFRYLYSIPVFQKAFHHLPIINEFIIRFFNYALSKGWNEKWEILFLKDLSTRFPDANFKKEDYENAFQLYEEVKRFSPQWKIRSLEHLLYLEQEMIRKIQKNEFNGLDRPYPTPPMEKEDWIEPIDSRKELFLESRIQHNCIFSYDTRVLEGKYYIYRIFFPERCTLSLFHINGDWYLDQVAAAFNKVVKTETLKKVEEWRMQNGIFMLGDAFRLGIPPDWIYNR, encoded by the coding sequence ATGATTTTTGCGCTGGAATTCTGTTTCAAAAATCCCGAATCGATCCTTCCCGTCGTGCCGGAAGACTTCGAGGAGATTCGGAAAAGACTTCCCTTTCGGAAACAAAAAGAAGTCGCCGCGTATTTGGGTTTTCATCCGAGTTCTTTGCGGGTTTTAGAAAGAATCACCGACTCGGCCGTTCGCAAAGGATATTTAAAACCGTTCCGATATCTGTATTCGATTCCGGTTTTCCAAAAGGCGTTTCATCACCTGCCGATCATCAACGAATTCATCATTCGTTTTTTCAACTATGCCTTGTCGAAAGGCTGGAACGAAAAATGGGAGATCTTGTTTTTAAAGGATCTTTCGACACGATTTCCGGATGCGAATTTCAAAAAAGAAGATTACGAAAACGCGTTTCAGCTTTATGAAGAAGTGAAACGTTTTTCTCCTCAGTGGAAGATTCGATCGCTCGAACATCTGCTCTACCTCGAACAAGAAATGATCCGCAAGATTCAGAAGAACGAGTTCAACGGATTGGATCGGCCTTATCCGACTCCTCCGATGGAAAAAGAAGATTGGATCGAACCGATCGACTCGAGAAAGGAATTGTTCCTCGAATCTCGAATCCAACACAACTGTATCTTCAGCTACGACACCCGCGTTTTAGAAGGAAAATATTACATTTATAGAATATTCTTTCCCGAACGCTGCACGTTGTCCCTCTTTCACATCAACGGAGATTGGTATCTCGATCAAGTCGCAGCCGCTTTCAATAAAGTAGTAAAGACGGAGACGTTGAAGAAAGTGGAAGAATGGAGAATGCAAAACGGAATTTTCATGTTGGGAGACGCGTTTCGATTGGGGATTCCGCCCGATTGGATCTATAACCGTTGA
- a CDS encoding class I SAM-dependent methyltransferase: MAIDSQKVEQLVGKLFGEISAGYSGALVLIGDALGYYKELAKGPLTSSKLAEKTKTTERYAREWLSAQAAADYLQYDPAQKKFFLSPEQDMIFNNEDSPAYLMGGFYAVSAAYSAVPKLIDAFKTGKGVPWGEQHEHIFCATAKFFRPTYLSQLLQSWIPALEGGIEEKLRKGAKVADVGCGFGTSTVILAKEFPNSHFYGFDAHSPSIEKARDAALQAGLKNVTFEVATAKNYPANDYDLVAMFDCLHDMGDPVGAAAHARKALNKDGSVIIVEPFAHDHLEQNLNPIGRIYYSASTMFCTPSSLSQEVALGLGAQAGEARMRDVVTKGGFTRFRRAAESPFNIVYEARV, from the coding sequence ATGGCGATCGATTCACAGAAAGTGGAACAGCTTGTCGGAAAGTTGTTCGGCGAGATTTCGGCAGGTTACAGCGGAGCATTGGTCCTGATCGGCGACGCGTTGGGTTATTATAAGGAGCTAGCAAAAGGGCCGCTTACCTCTTCCAAACTTGCGGAGAAAACGAAAACGACCGAGCGTTATGCGCGCGAATGGCTGTCCGCGCAGGCAGCAGCGGATTATCTGCAATATGATCCGGCGCAGAAAAAATTTTTCCTATCGCCGGAACAAGATATGATCTTTAACAACGAGGATAGCCCCGCGTATTTGATGGGCGGCTTTTACGCCGTTTCCGCGGCTTATTCGGCCGTTCCCAAATTGATCGATGCTTTCAAGACCGGCAAAGGCGTTCCTTGGGGAGAACAACACGAACATATCTTCTGCGCGACCGCCAAATTTTTTCGTCCCACGTATCTTTCTCAGCTATTACAATCTTGGATTCCTGCGCTTGAAGGAGGTATAGAGGAGAAGTTGAGAAAAGGCGCGAAGGTTGCGGATGTCGGTTGCGGTTTCGGAACTTCGACCGTTATTTTAGCCAAAGAATTTCCGAATTCCCATTTTTACGGTTTTGACGCACATTCTCCTTCCATTGAAAAGGCGCGTGACGCGGCTCTTCAGGCGGGTTTAAAGAACGTCACCTTCGAGGTCGCTACGGCGAAGAATTATCCGGCGAACGATTACGATTTAGTGGCTATGTTCGATTGTCTTCACGATATGGGAGATCCGGTAGGCGCCGCGGCTCACGCACGTAAGGCTTTAAACAAGGACGGCAGCGTGATCATTGTCGAGCCGTTTGCTCACGATCATCTTGAACAAAATCTGAATCCGATAGGTCGTATTTACTATTCTGCCTCGACGATGTTTTGTACGCCTAGTTCTTTGAGTCAAGAGGTGGCTTTGGGATTAGGAGCGCAAGCGGGCGAGGCGCGCATGCGCGACGTAGTTACGAAAGGCGGATTCACTCGTTTTCGGCGCGCGGCGGAATCCCCTTTCAATATCGTTTACGAAGCGCGAGTTTGA
- a CDS encoding SRPBCC family protein, whose amino-acid sequence MENTKKLKVVAQGEREILITRTFDAPRALVFDAMTKPELLKRWFDGPPGWSLIVCDIDLKVGGKYRYVWRSEGGKDMGMGGVYLEIDAPDRLVATEVFDESWYAGEAIDTSILTEIDSKTTLLSITVLYESKEARESVILSPMEDGLGYNYDRLEALLETFA is encoded by the coding sequence ATGGAGAATACGAAAAAACTGAAAGTGGTCGCGCAAGGAGAACGAGAAATTCTCATCACACGCACATTCGACGCGCCGCGCGCGTTGGTCTTTGATGCGATGACCAAACCGGAATTACTCAAACGCTGGTTCGATGGTCCGCCCGGTTGGTCTTTGATCGTTTGCGACATCGATCTCAAAGTCGGCGGCAAGTATCGGTATGTTTGGCGCAGCGAAGGCGGAAAAGATATGGGAATGGGCGGAGTTTATTTGGAAATCGACGCGCCCGATCGGCTCGTCGCCACCGAAGTTTTCGACGAATCCTGGTATGCGGGAGAAGCGATCGATACGTCCATCTTAACGGAAATCGATTCTAAAACGACATTGCTGTCCATAACCGTTTTGTACGAATCCAAGGAAGCGAGAGAAAGCGTTATTCTTTCACCGATGGAAGACGGACTCGGATATAATTACGATCGACTCGAAGCGCTGCTCGAAACTTTCGCATAA
- a CDS encoding carboxymuconolactone decarboxylase family protein, whose protein sequence is METRLNYATVYPESLQAMLKMEEFAKQGGIDPVLYELVKIRASQLNGCAFCINMHTKDLRDMGEAEKRIYLLDAWREATFYTEKEKAALELTETVTKISEKGVPDETYEKVRKHFNEKEFVALIILINTINSWNRIAISTRMTAK, encoded by the coding sequence ATGGAAACCAGATTGAACTATGCGACGGTTTATCCCGAGTCGTTGCAAGCGATGCTGAAAATGGAGGAATTCGCGAAACAAGGAGGAATCGACCCCGTTCTCTACGAACTCGTAAAGATACGCGCGTCGCAACTCAACGGATGTGCGTTTTGCATCAACATGCACACGAAGGACTTGAGAGATATGGGAGAAGCGGAAAAAAGAATCTATCTTTTGGACGCTTGGAGAGAAGCGACCTTTTACACGGAAAAAGAAAAGGCAGCTTTGGAATTAACCGAAACGGTGACGAAGATTTCCGAAAAAGGAGTTCCGGACGAAACCTACGAAAAGGTCAGAAAACATTTCAACGAGAAAGAATTCGTGGCTCTGATCATTTTGATCAACACGATCAATTCCTGGAATCGAATCGCAATTTCAACGCGGATGACAGCGAAATAA
- a CDS encoding flavin-containing monooxygenase, producing the protein MKSNVKVCVVGAGPSGIAAAKNCVQYGLDVVVFEKNDKVGGNWVFNSKTGHSSVYENTHIISSKAWSEYEDFPMPDDYPEYPNHKQLQAYFESYAKHFGVYKKIRFNHTIQKITRTEDGDWKVDYIDASKKKKTEIFDVLMVANGHHWNPKYPEYEGKFTGKFLHSHDFKGVTNEWKGKDILVIGGGNSACDVAVESARVANSVKLSMRSPQWFFPKFLFGMPSDVFAAKTPSWIPSIVKQWTLTKMLHVLQGSYKNYGLPVNTTLALSHHPTLNSDLLDFIRHGRIKPRPAIKKLHGKEVEFVDGTKEKFDIICACTGFWTTFPFFDKSFIDFQHVEKIPLFRKMMHNDYRNLYFIGLFQPVGCIWPMADYQAKLACLEILGKYKRPKNLKEAIRYEIEHPHFTFGGGQRHAVEVDYHAFRKELQLELLKAGVDIGKPPGGNKKLYKDFSKQAV; encoded by the coding sequence ATGAAGTCGAATGTCAAAGTCTGCGTCGTAGGCGCGGGGCCTAGCGGTATCGCGGCCGCAAAGAATTGCGTTCAATATGGGTTGGACGTGGTCGTTTTTGAAAAGAACGACAAGGTCGGAGGGAACTGGGTCTTCAATTCGAAAACCGGACACTCCAGCGTTTACGAAAACACGCATATCATCAGCTCGAAGGCTTGGTCCGAATACGAAGACTTCCCGATGCCGGACGATTATCCGGAATATCCGAATCACAAACAACTTCAGGCTTACTTCGAATCGTACGCGAAACATTTCGGAGTGTATAAGAAGATCCGTTTCAATCACACGATCCAAAAGATCACAAGAACGGAAGACGGAGATTGGAAGGTGGATTATATAGACGCTTCCAAAAAAAAGAAGACCGAAATCTTCGACGTTCTTATGGTCGCCAACGGTCATCACTGGAATCCGAAATATCCGGAATACGAAGGAAAGTTCACGGGTAAATTCCTGCATTCGCACGATTTTAAGGGAGTTACCAACGAGTGGAAGGGAAAGGACATTCTCGTGATCGGCGGCGGTAATTCCGCTTGCGACGTTGCGGTCGAATCCGCGCGCGTCGCCAACAGCGTGAAGTTGTCGATGAGAAGTCCTCAATGGTTTTTTCCGAAATTTCTTTTCGGAATGCCTTCCGACGTGTTCGCCGCAAAGACCCCGAGCTGGATTCCGTCCATCGTAAAACAATGGACTCTTACGAAGATGCTTCATGTGTTGCAGGGTTCTTACAAGAATTACGGTCTTCCCGTTAATACGACATTAGCGCTCAGTCATCACCCGACTTTGAATTCTGATCTCCTCGATTTTATCCGTCACGGAAGAATCAAACCTCGTCCTGCGATCAAAAAACTGCACGGAAAGGAAGTCGAATTCGTGGACGGAACCAAGGAGAAGTTCGACATCATCTGCGCCTGCACCGGATTTTGGACCACGTTTCCTTTCTTTGATAAGTCGTTTATCGATTTTCAACACGTCGAAAAGATCCCTCTCTTCCGTAAAATGATGCACAACGATTACCGAAATTTGTATTTTATCGGTTTGTTTCAACCGGTGGGTTGTATTTGGCCGATGGCGGATTATCAAGCGAAGCTTGCGTGCCTGGAAATTCTCGGTAAATACAAACGACCTAAGAATTTAAAGGAAGCGATTCGATACGAGATTGAACACCCTCACTTTACGTTCGGCGGCGGTCAAAGACATGCCGTGGAAGTGGATTATCATGCGTTCCGCAAAGAACTCCAGCTGGAACTTCTTAAGGCGGGTGTTGATATCGGAAAGCCGCCGGGCGGTAATAAAAAGTTGTATAAGGATTTTTCGAAACAGGCGGTGTAG
- a CDS encoding VOC family protein, whose amino-acid sequence MQKISPFLMFNNNLGEATELYTSAFPDAKVSGVAKAGDNVMSATFSIYGKELLSFNGGPHFRFTPAVSFFVNCKTEQEVNQLWNKLKEGGSVLMELGAYPFSERFGWLQDKCGVSWQIHLSKQEQSVVPFLLFVGDKHGKAEEAIRFYASQFPNSKIGNIERFSANDQSGEKEGTVKRADFTIAGQNFMAMDSGLAHAFTFTEGISFFVRCDTQEEIDEYWDKLSLGGVKQQCGWVKDKFGVSWQIIPPILGAYLQDKDPQKSQRVMQAMLQMDKIDIAKLKAAYDQK is encoded by the coding sequence ATGCAGAAGATATCCCCCTTTTTGATGTTCAACAATAACTTAGGAGAAGCGACCGAACTGTACACTTCTGCTTTTCCCGATGCGAAAGTTTCCGGCGTAGCAAAAGCGGGGGATAACGTGATGTCCGCGACGTTTTCCATTTACGGGAAGGAGCTTCTTTCCTTCAACGGAGGTCCGCATTTTCGGTTTACTCCCGCTGTTTCTTTTTTCGTAAATTGCAAAACCGAACAGGAAGTAAATCAGCTTTGGAACAAATTGAAGGAAGGCGGTTCGGTTCTAATGGAATTGGGTGCGTATCCGTTTAGCGAAAGATTCGGATGGCTTCAGGATAAATGCGGAGTTTCTTGGCAGATTCATCTTTCTAAACAGGAACAGAGCGTAGTTCCCTTTTTATTGTTCGTAGGAGACAAACACGGTAAAGCGGAAGAAGCGATCCGTTTTTACGCTTCCCAATTTCCGAATTCCAAAATCGGAAACATCGAACGATTTTCCGCAAACGATCAATCCGGCGAAAAAGAAGGAACCGTCAAACGGGCGGACTTTACGATCGCCGGTCAAAATTTTATGGCGATGGATAGCGGACTCGCGCATGCGTTCACTTTCACCGAAGGGATTTCCTTTTTTGTCCGTTGCGATACGCAGGAAGAAATCGACGAATACTGGGACAAACTTTCCTTAGGAGGAGTTAAACAACAATGCGGTTGGGTGAAAGACAAGTTCGGAGTCAGCTGGCAAATCATTCCTCCGATTTTAGGAGCGTATTTGCAGGATAAGGACCCTCAAAAATCGCAAAGAGTGATGCAAGCCATGCTTCAAATGGACAAGATCGACATCGCAAAACTGAAAGCGGCTTACGATCAAAAATAA